In Vanacampus margaritifer isolate UIUO_Vmar chromosome 9, RoL_Vmar_1.0, whole genome shotgun sequence, the following proteins share a genomic window:
- the ankrd34a gene encoding ankyrin repeat domain-containing protein 34A produces MADGDTPQMEGNALLKAVLQGKLRLSRLLLEGGAYVNEGNQLGQTPVSAACLADYEDPRTRLRMVRYLLEKGADPNIPDKSGRTALMHACAKRAGKEAVALLLENGADPSLKDYSGCSALMHAINKGDRDTLQVLLDACRAQGKEVIIITTDTSPSGTKKTKQYLNSPPSPSVADKASPASTPAACMSPSDVEIVTSSPADRQDDGIFSFPPASALPPPNGRLQGEKRVPAAVPAPPPRKLLKRLNSEPWGLVAPLASAGPPQERVRERPEEAEGMCRLSQRINGLCLTEPAGPLLSRRHSIETHEPCSPKVTEDRAVLAPSSWADKVQQHQILYCKNESQENAGSHVSIHPKVIRTEHYEADGCAGPKSTSGSPDRGRAPVERRRYNTSPLSQVTSSSRESLENVPHSASPAAVRRRSPGLLERRGSGTLLLDRISHTRPGFLPPLNINLQRPIPDICSNSKPPSPVHGAHKILVPVAPASPKRAPDFKNKKKLLRRHSMQTEQMKQLSTFQEILAEKVIEFNGD; encoded by the coding sequence ATGGCGGACGGAGACACCCCGCAGATGGAAGGCAACGCCCTCCTGAAAGCCGTCTTGCAGGGCAAGCTGAGGCTGAGCCGCCTGCTGCTGGAGGGCGGGGCCTACGTCAACGAGGGCAACCAGCTGGGCCAAACGCCGGTGTCGGCCGCCTGCCTGGCCGACTACGAGGACCCTCGCACCCGCCTGCGGATGGTGCGCTACCTGCTGGAGAAGGGCGCCGACCCCAACATCCCGGACAAGAGCGGCCGGACGGCCCTGATGCACGCCTGCGCCAAGCGGGCCGGCAAGGAGGCCGTCGCCCTCCTGCTGGAGAACGGCGCCGACCCCAGCCTCAAGGACTACTCGGGGTGCTCCGCCCTCATGCACGCCATCAACAAGGGCGACCGGGACACCCTGCAGGTCCTGTTGGACGCCTGCAGGGCTCAAGGCAAGgaggtcatcatcatcaccaccgaCACGTCTCCGTCCGGCACCAAGAAGACAAAGCAGTATCTCAATTCTCCTCCGTCTCCGAGCGTGGCGGACAAGGCGTCCCCCGCGTCCACGCCCGCCGCCTGCATGTCGCCGTCGGACGTGGAGATCGTGACTTCGTCTCCGGCAGACAGACAAGACGACGGGATCTTCAGCTTCCCGCCGGCCTCCGCATTGCCACCACCCAACGGCCGCCTCCAGGGAGAAAAGAGAGTGCCGGCGGCGGTGCCGGCGCCGCCTCCTCGCAAACTGCTCAAGAGGCTGAACTCGGAGCCTTGGGGCCTGGTGGCACCCTTGGCCTCTGCCGGGCCTCCTCAGGAGAGGGTCAGGGAGCGTCCGGAGGAAGCGGAGGGCATGTGCCGTTTAAGTCAACGGATCAACGGACTGTGCCTGACCGAGCCCGCCGGGCCTCTGTTGTCACGGCGACACAGCATCGAGACCCACGAGCCTTGTTCCCCGAAAGTCACGGAGGACCGCGCGGTCCTCGCCCCCTCCTCCTGGGCCGACAAGGTTCAACAGCACCAAATCCTGTACTGCAAGAACGAGTCCCAGGAAAACGCCGGTTCTCACGTCTCCATCCACCCCAAAGTGATCCGGACGGAGCACTATGAGGCCGACGGATGCGCGGGACCCAAATCCACATCCGGATCTCCCGACCGCGGGCGGGCGCCCGTGGAGCGGAGGAGGTACAACACGTCCCCCCTCTCGCAGGTCACCAGCTCATCTCGGGAGTCTCTGGAGAACGTCCCCCACTCGGCGTCGCCTGCGGCCGTGCGCCGCCGGAGCCCCGGACTCCTCGAGCGCCGCGGCTCCGGGACTTTACTCCTGGACCGCATATCCCACACCAGGCCCGGTTTCCTACCGCCGCTCAACATCAACCTGCAGAGACCCATCCCGGATATCTGCTCCAACAGCAAGCCGCCCTCGCCGGTCCACGGTGCTCACAAGATCCTGGTCCCGGTGGCCCCGGCTTCACCCAAACGCGCTCCCGActtcaagaacaaaaaaaagctgctgAGGCGCCACTCCATGCAGACGGAGCAGATGAAGCAGCTCTCCACATTCCAGGAGATTCTGGCTGAGAAGGTCATCGAGTTCAACGGCGACTGA